In one window of Nitrospira sp. DNA:
- a CDS encoding phytanoyl-CoA dioxygenase family protein has translation MITPETLSREVSLAEHDQALKELECYGYCCVRNFLNQGTINTLLAKTNQYYAAANLKAKVEYTGTPARDKDDKILYSLHNLDRLFLDILVTPLIRAIALEKLNDPYYRFLPPEVPNYVLLYYNARSSGGKLDLHIDSHIPFVGSRTIMMQFVVLLEDSDEGNGCTVVVPGSHKSGSYTDRDLQKIYPLVGKAGDLICWDSRLWHGTLENVSRRSRWALVATLGMWWIKPSMDIVRGMNDSIYQACSNEQKQLLGFCSIPPISPLERVNTKCGYDVLKSSIKDYGF, from the coding sequence ATGATCACTCCTGAAACTTTGTCGAGAGAGGTAAGTCTTGCAGAGCATGATCAGGCACTGAAGGAATTGGAGTGCTACGGTTACTGCTGTGTTAGAAACTTCCTGAACCAAGGAACAATCAACACGTTGCTGGCGAAGACGAATCAGTACTATGCGGCAGCAAACCTAAAAGCGAAAGTTGAGTATACGGGGACGCCTGCTCGCGACAAGGACGACAAGATTTTATATAGTTTGCACAATCTCGACCGCCTATTCCTGGATATCTTAGTGACTCCACTGATACGCGCTATTGCGTTAGAGAAGTTGAATGATCCGTATTATCGCTTTCTGCCACCCGAAGTCCCCAATTATGTGTTGCTGTATTACAACGCCAGATCGAGCGGAGGCAAGCTTGATCTGCACATTGACTCCCATATTCCGTTTGTTGGGAGTCGCACAATCATGATGCAGTTTGTAGTCTTATTGGAGGACTCTGATGAGGGTAATGGTTGTACGGTCGTAGTGCCGGGATCACACAAGTCTGGTTCGTATACGGACAGGGACCTTCAAAAGATCTATCCGCTGGTGGGGAAGGCTGGAGACCTGATTTGCTGGGATAGCCGCCTTTGGCATGGGACTCTTGAGAATGTCTCAAGGCGATCTCGATGGGCGCTGGTGGCCACATTGGGTATGTGGTGGATAAAGCCTTCGATGGATATAGTTCGAGGAATGAACGACAGTATTTATCAGGCGTGCTCCAATGAACAGAAGCAGTTGCTGGGGTTCTGTTCCATACCGCCTATTAGTCCCCTTGAGCGTGTTAATACCAAATGTGGATATGATGTTCTCAAGTCTTCAATAAAGGATTACGGGTTTTAG
- a CDS encoding RraA family protein, whose protein sequence is MTYRDQIQEFCLANRVSTTEVADALGKAGVLPKVLPINLNQFRVGPVRTVFTANNSNFSVHDQIRLVEKGEVVIIFAHNCEGRAIIGDLVCKYLLLYKGAAAVVVKGLVRDTARLRREGYAVWAEGVSPLGCYNTLAAPYPVELEGQLRQSYEGGLAVCDDGGVTVIGRSLLTEEMLNRLRRIEMQEDIWLFCLDTLKWDTKKIVCDRAYLTEQGLLSSVHVEQLKELEKSLDGREGKEGEIEK, encoded by the coding sequence ATGACATACCGAGATCAGATACAAGAGTTTTGTCTTGCCAATCGTGTATCGACAACCGAGGTTGCCGATGCCCTTGGGAAAGCAGGTGTGCTTCCGAAGGTCCTCCCGATCAACTTGAATCAGTTTCGTGTGGGGCCAGTGCGGACTGTCTTCACGGCTAATAACTCAAACTTTTCGGTTCACGATCAGATACGGCTGGTGGAAAAGGGTGAAGTCGTTATCATTTTTGCGCATAACTGCGAGGGCCGGGCAATTATCGGTGATCTGGTTTGCAAATATTTGCTCTTATACAAAGGTGCGGCGGCTGTTGTTGTAAAAGGGTTGGTCCGCGATACTGCACGTCTTCGGCGCGAGGGGTATGCTGTGTGGGCGGAAGGGGTTAGCCCTTTGGGTTGTTATAACACGCTGGCTGCTCCGTATCCGGTAGAGCTCGAGGGGCAACTCCGGCAATCTTACGAAGGTGGGCTTGCCGTCTGTGACGACGGGGGAGTCACGGTCATCGGCCGGAGCTTGCTGACAGAAGAGATGCTCAATCGCCTGCGGCGGATTGAGATGCAAGAGGACATCTGGTTGTTTTGTCTTGATACGCTCAAGTGGGATACGAAAAAGATTGTCTGTGACAGGGCCTATCTCACGGAGCAAGGGCTTCTCTCGAGCGTTCATGTTGAGCAGCTGAAAGAGCTCGAAAAGTCGCTTGACGGCAGAGAGGGGAAAGAAGGGGAGATAGAGAAATGA
- a CDS encoding class I SAM-dependent methyltransferase, translating to MKDSEQSLDLSKVASLYNARFDEYGSNVKTVGWGNESSQYLRFDVLFRGLDPKGRTILDVGCGLGGLIPYLERHTGGDFRYIGVDIAEKLIGEAAAKYGGTGRDFYVGDIHSVTLPPVDIAVLSGALSFKAVGVEEYAYGTMERMYALSRKAASLNFLTKYVDYELDKNQHYQPEMIFSKARQITRYVNLIHDYPLYEFTVQLLKSV from the coding sequence GTGAAGGATTCTGAGCAGAGTCTCGATCTTTCGAAAGTGGCTAGTCTGTACAATGCCCGTTTCGACGAATATGGGAGCAATGTTAAGACGGTTGGTTGGGGAAATGAGAGTTCGCAATATCTGCGATTCGATGTTTTGTTTAGGGGGCTTGATCCAAAGGGGAGAACGATTCTTGACGTCGGCTGCGGGCTAGGTGGGTTGATCCCCTACTTGGAGCGGCATACAGGAGGTGACTTTCGATATATCGGGGTGGATATTGCTGAGAAACTGATTGGAGAAGCAGCTGCAAAGTATGGTGGAACCGGAAGGGACTTCTATGTAGGCGACATTCATTCAGTCACGCTCCCTCCTGTTGACATCGCGGTGTTGTCCGGAGCGTTATCCTTCAAGGCTGTCGGAGTCGAGGAGTATGCCTACGGCACAATGGAGCGCATGTACGCCTTGTCGCGAAAGGCTGCCTCTCTAAACTTCCTGACAAAGTATGTTGATTATGAACTCGATAAGAATCAACACTATCAGCCGGAGATGATTTTTTCCAAGGCGAGGCAGATTACTCGCTATGTAAATCTCATCCACGATTATCCCCTCTATGAGTTTACGGTGCAGCTCCTAAAGTCAGTGTGA
- a CDS encoding amidohydrolase family protein, whose translation MIIDAHLHLDEKVDGTAIGAVRELNRQLEEAAVDRALVLHLEIQPWSAAEVAEAISKFPRIRAFINVHPHGADPERSLREGIEGLGYIGLKLHPRLQRFGVDDDQTVRLVKAAGEMNVPVLIDAFPDGTHLMQGFSPLRYASLAKQCPGTRIIWAHMGGHHVMDFMMLAKRLPNVYFDISYSLLYYQMSSIPGDMIYAMRSMKFDRIFYGSDYPDRSVAVTLELSRQFMQSQGLSEEVMTKILGLNARDFFGWDDL comes from the coding sequence ATGATTATCGATGCGCATCTTCATCTTGACGAGAAGGTTGACGGCACGGCGATAGGTGCCGTTAGAGAATTGAATCGTCAACTTGAAGAGGCAGCCGTAGATCGCGCTCTCGTGTTGCATCTCGAGATTCAGCCTTGGTCTGCAGCCGAGGTAGCGGAGGCAATTTCGAAGTTCCCGAGAATTCGAGCGTTCATTAACGTTCATCCTCATGGGGCCGACCCAGAGCGGTCTCTGCGTGAGGGAATAGAGGGGTTGGGGTACATTGGGTTAAAGCTCCACCCGCGCCTTCAACGATTTGGCGTCGATGACGACCAAACGGTGCGACTTGTAAAGGCTGCTGGTGAGATGAACGTACCTGTCCTTATCGATGCCTTCCCGGATGGCACGCACCTGATGCAGGGATTTTCTCCGCTAAGATATGCGTCTCTGGCAAAGCAGTGCCCAGGGACTCGCATCATCTGGGCGCACATGGGAGGACATCATGTGATGGATTTCATGATGTTGGCCAAGCGTCTGCCGAATGTATATTTCGATATCTCCTACTCGCTGCTGTATTACCAGATGAGTTCCATCCCTGGTGACATGATTTATGCGATGCGAAGCATGAAGTTCGACCGAATATTCTATGGCTCTGACTATCCAGATAGATCCGTCGCTGTTACGCTGGAGTTGTCCCGTCAGTTCATGCAGAGCCAAGGGTTGTCCGAAGAAGTCATGACGAAGATCTTGGGCCTCAACGCACGAGATTTTTTTGGATGGGATGATTTGTGA
- a CDS encoding ATP-grasp domain-containing protein — MNNHESWLIAVTAGKWQKHGIQEARAAGLKVLALDADPNAEGFKEADQILNMDLSDHEAIIQRVKGLGKNIRGAVSIVSEAGMMLAARLREELSLPGPRTDLVLRLLDKAVQRQIWTEKGVPGPRWRLFRRAEDVLAAIPVFGFPLILKPADSSGSRGVTKLESSADDLSDAVSRAFQYSKSGKVLMESYMDGTEFTVEVFAENGNIHVLAVTEKKKVEGTRGTVARELATPDRPAGVVARIAETVVAAYRALGYLDGPGHAEAILMKDGSVGIVEVAGRGGGFMVFDGLVPAVSGVNIARLTALQAVGEEVSAIAKCKKAAVLRFFPSQPGVLRKITGFESANMLEGVEADAFAKVGDRFHHATVDGDRLGYILSHASTPQLARELADNAESLIHFDIEVVS, encoded by the coding sequence GTGAACAATCACGAGAGCTGGCTCATCGCAGTGACCGCAGGCAAGTGGCAGAAGCATGGGATTCAGGAGGCTCGTGCAGCCGGTTTGAAAGTGCTTGCGCTTGATGCCGATCCGAATGCGGAAGGGTTTAAGGAGGCGGATCAGATTTTAAATATGGATCTAAGCGACCATGAGGCCATCATTCAGAGAGTAAAAGGTCTCGGCAAAAATATTCGAGGGGCGGTGAGCATTGTCTCGGAGGCTGGGATGATGCTTGCGGCTCGATTACGCGAGGAGTTGAGTCTTCCTGGGCCTCGTACAGATCTCGTGCTCCGTCTTCTTGATAAAGCAGTTCAAAGGCAAATCTGGACTGAAAAGGGAGTGCCTGGACCAAGATGGCGGCTCTTTAGGCGGGCCGAGGATGTTTTGGCTGCTATCCCAGTATTCGGCTTCCCGTTGATTCTTAAGCCAGCGGACTCTTCTGGAAGTCGAGGGGTGACAAAACTGGAGTCTTCAGCGGACGACCTATCTGATGCTGTGAGCAGGGCGTTTCAGTACTCGAAATCCGGGAAGGTCCTGATGGAGTCCTATATGGATGGGACTGAGTTTACTGTGGAAGTCTTTGCTGAAAATGGCAACATCCATGTCTTGGCTGTAACAGAAAAGAAGAAAGTTGAGGGCACCCGAGGAACGGTTGCACGCGAACTTGCTACACCTGATCGCCCGGCCGGTGTCGTCGCGCGTATCGCAGAAACGGTTGTGGCAGCATACCGGGCTCTTGGCTATCTGGATGGACCAGGTCACGCGGAGGCAATCTTAATGAAAGATGGTAGCGTCGGGATAGTTGAAGTCGCCGGTCGTGGTGGAGGATTCATGGTTTTCGACGGACTCGTACCTGCGGTGAGCGGTGTGAATATCGCGCGGTTAACGGCTTTGCAGGCGGTAGGAGAAGAAGTCAGCGCCATAGCCAAGTGCAAGAAGGCGGCTGTCTTGCGATTCTTTCCTTCCCAGCCCGGTGTGCTGCGAAAAATTACAGGATTCGAATCCGCCAATATGCTGGAGGGGGTTGAAGCAGACGCATTTGCCAAGGTTGGTGATCGATTTCATCACGCTACGGTAGATGGCGATCGTCTGGGCTACATTCTCAGTCATGCATCAACGCCTCAGTTAGCCAGGGAGCTTGCGGATAATGCAGAATCTCTTATCCATTTTGATATAGAGGTCGTCTCATGA
- the pseI gene encoding pseudaminic acid synthase, with translation MQIRIGKHTLGPGHPTFIVAEMSGNHGGSLERGIAIVHAAKRAGADAIKLQTYTADTITLKCDRDDFSIPAENPWANHSTLWDLYDKAHTPWGWHEAIFREARGIGLEVFSSPFDESAIDLLEQLQAPAYKIASPEITHLPLLEKVARTGKPVIISTGIATLADIELALATLRAAGAHEIVVLKCTTAYPAPPEESNLRTISDMATRFGVVPGLSDHTVGIAAAVASVALGAHFIEKHFTLDDGIETVDSFFSSGEGEFSRLVREVRLVEKALGRVSYEIAPSALQSLRGRRSLYVSAAIRAGERLTQSNIKSVRPSFGLHPKHYKDLLGRRVLRDLQLGDRLSWDVVE, from the coding sequence ATGCAAATACGCATTGGTAAGCACACTCTGGGCCCCGGGCATCCGACTTTTATTGTCGCCGAAATGTCCGGTAATCATGGCGGAAGTCTTGAGCGTGGCATTGCCATTGTCCATGCGGCCAAACGTGCTGGTGCGGACGCGATCAAGCTGCAGACCTATACCGCAGACACCATTACACTCAAGTGTGACCGTGACGACTTTTCTATTCCGGCAGAGAACCCTTGGGCTAACCATTCAACCCTATGGGACCTGTACGATAAGGCTCACACTCCCTGGGGGTGGCATGAGGCGATTTTTCGTGAGGCTAGAGGGATAGGTTTGGAGGTGTTTTCGAGCCCGTTTGATGAGTCAGCAATCGACCTACTAGAGCAGCTGCAGGCTCCAGCCTATAAGATCGCATCTCCTGAAATCACCCACCTCCCCCTCCTTGAGAAAGTTGCTCGGACCGGGAAGCCGGTCATCATCTCCACAGGCATCGCGACACTAGCTGATATCGAACTTGCCTTGGCAACTCTTCGTGCGGCTGGTGCCCATGAGATTGTCGTGCTGAAATGCACGACGGCTTATCCCGCCCCTCCAGAGGAGTCTAATTTGCGGACGATTTCGGATATGGCGACTCGCTTTGGTGTGGTTCCCGGGCTATCGGATCACACCGTGGGTATTGCCGCAGCGGTGGCATCGGTCGCTCTTGGAGCCCACTTTATCGAAAAGCATTTCACCCTTGATGACGGAATAGAGACGGTCGATTCGTTTTTTTCTTCTGGGGAAGGCGAGTTCTCGCGTTTGGTCAGAGAGGTTCGCCTCGTCGAGAAGGCACTTGGGCGCGTTAGTTATGAGATCGCGCCGTCTGCCTTGCAAAGTCTTCGTGGCCGGCGTTCTCTCTATGTCTCGGCAGCCATTAGGGCAGGAGAACGCCTTACGCAGTCTAATATCAAGTCAGTGCGACCATCCTTCGGCTTGCATCCGAAGCACTACAAAGATCTCCTGGGTCGTAGGGTCCTGCGCGATCTGCAGCTAGGCGATCGTCTCAGCTGGGATGTGGTGGAATGA
- a CDS encoding glutamate-1-semialdehyde 2,1-aminomutase — MKKKTLKYERTKICADRARLLIPGGAHTYSKGDDQFPENAPRIIDRGLGCALWDVDGNEFVDLAMSLGTVILGHAYEPVLDAVRKELTRGVNFCRPSVIEGELAELLVEIIPSAEMVKFGKNGSDAVTAAVKLARAYTERKYIARCSSDAFNAIHDWFIGSTVIPRGIPVEIQALTLKFNYNDLGSCQKLFDEYPGQIACFILEPVSLEAPKEGFLENLKALCEKNGALLIFDEIVSGFRFALGGAQEMVGVTPHLSAFGKGMANGFSVSALVGQREFMRIGGIDHDQERVFLLSTTHGGETHCLAAAIACINEIRRHNIVAHFWETGKALMDGVRAAAKDVGAERYIDIVGYSVKPGFAFRDETGQVSMLARTLFLQETIARGLLMPYVVPSYAHRRETIEFAVECVRDALDVMKKSAEGAGMRAALKGKVVKPVFRKLN, encoded by the coding sequence ATGAAAAAGAAGACTTTGAAGTATGAGCGGACGAAGATTTGTGCTGATAGAGCACGTCTTCTGATACCAGGAGGGGCGCATACATATAGTAAAGGCGATGATCAGTTCCCGGAAAATGCCCCCAGGATCATTGATCGGGGATTGGGTTGTGCTCTATGGGATGTTGATGGGAACGAATTCGTCGATTTGGCTATGTCACTTGGCACAGTTATTCTTGGTCACGCGTACGAGCCCGTTCTTGATGCAGTCCGTAAAGAGCTCACACGGGGAGTGAATTTCTGTCGTCCGTCAGTGATTGAAGGGGAGCTCGCAGAGCTTCTTGTCGAAATTATCCCATCCGCTGAGATGGTCAAGTTTGGGAAAAATGGGTCTGATGCAGTGACTGCCGCGGTCAAACTTGCTCGTGCCTACACGGAGCGGAAATATATTGCACGGTGTTCATCCGACGCATTTAACGCAATCCACGATTGGTTCATCGGTTCAACGGTGATCCCTCGGGGTATTCCGGTGGAGATACAGGCACTCACACTTAAATTTAATTACAACGATCTTGGGAGCTGTCAAAAGCTTTTTGATGAGTACCCTGGGCAGATCGCCTGTTTTATTCTCGAGCCCGTCTCTCTGGAGGCGCCTAAAGAAGGGTTTCTTGAAAACCTCAAGGCGCTTTGTGAGAAGAACGGTGCGCTCTTGATTTTTGATGAAATAGTTTCCGGCTTTCGGTTTGCTCTGGGTGGAGCCCAGGAAATGGTGGGAGTGACGCCTCATCTGAGTGCTTTTGGCAAGGGAATGGCGAATGGCTTCTCGGTAAGTGCGCTTGTGGGGCAGCGCGAATTTATGCGCATCGGTGGAATTGATCATGACCAAGAACGAGTATTTTTACTCTCTACGACTCACGGTGGGGAGACGCACTGTCTTGCGGCGGCCATCGCCTGTATCAACGAGATCCGTCGGCACAATATCGTAGCGCATTTTTGGGAAACGGGTAAGGCGCTGATGGATGGTGTGCGTGCCGCGGCAAAAGATGTCGGCGCTGAGCGATATATCGACATTGTTGGATATAGTGTAAAGCCGGGGTTCGCGTTTAGGGATGAAACCGGGCAGGTTTCGATGCTGGCGCGCACACTGTTTTTGCAGGAAACGATCGCGCGTGGCCTATTGATGCCCTACGTGGTTCCTTCCTATGCGCATAGGAGAGAAACCATCGAATTTGCCGTAGAGTGCGTCCGCGATGCTCTCGACGTCATGAAGAAATCAGCCGAGGGGGCGGGGATGAGGGCTGCGCTCAAAGGCAAAGTTGTCAAGCCAGTCTTTCGCAAACTCAACTAG
- a CDS encoding aldo/keto reductase, with the protein MHSESVVSRLALGTVQFGLPYGVANRTGQVARPEAKAMLQLAAANGIDTLDTAIAYGESEACLGEVGTQAFKLVTKLPAVPDGCRDISVWVRQQVHASLSRLHASRLYGLLLHCPEQLLGKLGQALYYALGDLKSQGLVEKIGISIYAPDELESLCDGYTFDLVQTPFNVLDRRIVDTGWLARLYGQGVEVHVRSIFLQGLLLMPAAQRPTFFTRWQKLLETWDHWLVDHQLTPVQGCLRHILSFSEIAKVVVGADSKAQLQEIILCAEGTLPPLPSSLHVSDSDLLNPARWERR; encoded by the coding sequence ATGCATAGCGAATCGGTGGTTTCAAGGCTGGCTTTGGGTACGGTCCAATTCGGACTGCCCTATGGGGTTGCTAATCGGACCGGGCAAGTTGCCCGGCCCGAGGCAAAAGCTATGCTGCAATTGGCTGCGGCCAATGGGATTGATACGCTTGATACCGCAATTGCCTATGGCGAGAGTGAAGCCTGTTTGGGGGAAGTGGGAACTCAAGCGTTTAAGTTAGTCACAAAACTACCTGCAGTCCCCGATGGTTGTAGGGATATTTCTGTATGGGTTAGGCAGCAGGTACACGCATCCCTTTCCCGTTTACACGCCAGCCGTTTGTACGGCTTGCTGTTGCATTGCCCTGAGCAGCTGTTGGGCAAATTAGGGCAAGCGCTTTACTATGCGCTGGGCGATCTTAAATCGCAAGGTTTGGTGGAGAAGATAGGGATTTCGATCTACGCGCCGGATGAGCTGGAGTCGCTATGCGATGGCTATACATTTGACCTAGTTCAGACGCCCTTCAATGTGCTGGATCGTCGGATAGTTGATACAGGGTGGCTGGCGCGTCTGTATGGGCAGGGGGTTGAAGTTCATGTGCGCTCCATTTTTTTGCAAGGCCTGCTGTTAATGCCAGCCGCTCAGCGGCCAACGTTTTTTACCCGTTGGCAGAAACTGTTGGAGACTTGGGACCACTGGCTGGTTGATCATCAGCTTACGCCCGTGCAGGGTTGTCTGCGGCACATTCTATCGTTTTCTGAGATTGCGAAGGTGGTGGTTGGTGCTGACAGTAAGGCTCAGCTTCAGGAAATCATTTTGTGTGCTGAGGGAACATTGCCGCCATTGCCGTCGAGTTTGCATGTGAGCGACTCGGATCTACTGAATCCTGCCCGTTGGGAACGACGGTGA
- a CDS encoding radical SAM/SPASM domain-containing protein — protein MAGNGSDKLRMFGQGDLLEDGSVAWSGYDRRVLEKEAKEDQPFTALRHQEVRYEVTDHCNAICIMCPREQHEDARPHGIMDLGKYKRSIDEVVSLGAKKIVLTGFGEPLIDKTLEQKISYAKAKNLNTYIITNGSLITPARAKSLIESGLDEMRVSFYGMSPETYNVVMERLDFHVATNNLLGFLEERSQRGLKKPKLELSYLVMKENESDVDAFRAYWEPRADAIEMWKPHNFGDGRSYRERHQAVELKATCGRPENGPLQIQWDGEVIPCCYDYNNQIVLGNAFEQPVLDILNGEKYRFLRWAHRTNNFRLFPYCDQCDQLLPHADALVYTNRHNLPPEVAVRLSNTDLYDLVGDKEIDPENINAKYKQGLIGEGA, from the coding sequence ATGGCCGGTAACGGCTCAGATAAATTGAGGATGTTCGGGCAAGGCGATCTTCTAGAGGATGGAAGTGTCGCATGGAGCGGATATGACCGAAGGGTTTTAGAAAAAGAGGCTAAGGAGGACCAGCCGTTCACGGCGTTGCGACACCAAGAGGTGCGCTATGAAGTGACCGACCATTGCAATGCGATCTGCATCATGTGTCCTCGAGAGCAGCATGAGGATGCCCGTCCTCACGGTATTATGGACTTGGGGAAGTATAAGCGCAGCATTGATGAAGTTGTTTCGCTTGGAGCAAAAAAGATTGTATTGACCGGTTTTGGAGAACCCTTAATTGACAAGACGCTTGAACAGAAAATTTCATACGCGAAAGCAAAGAATCTCAATACCTACATCATTACGAATGGGTCGCTGATTACACCCGCCCGGGCCAAGAGCTTGATCGAATCGGGCTTGGATGAAATGCGTGTCAGTTTTTACGGTATGAGTCCAGAGACATACAACGTCGTAATGGAGAGACTTGACTTTCATGTCGCAACGAACAATTTGTTGGGATTCTTGGAGGAACGATCTCAGAGAGGTTTAAAGAAACCAAAGTTAGAGCTCTCCTATCTAGTGATGAAGGAGAACGAGTCTGATGTCGATGCGTTTCGTGCTTACTGGGAACCGCGTGCCGATGCCATCGAAATGTGGAAGCCCCATAACTTCGGTGACGGTCGATCCTATCGTGAGCGACATCAAGCTGTTGAGCTGAAGGCGACATGTGGCCGGCCAGAAAACGGTCCCCTTCAAATCCAATGGGACGGGGAAGTGATTCCCTGTTGCTATGACTATAACAATCAGATTGTGCTCGGGAATGCGTTCGAACAGCCGGTTCTTGACATTCTTAATGGTGAAAAGTATCGGTTTCTCCGGTGGGCTCACCGCACGAACAATTTCCGGCTATTCCCATACTGCGATCAGTGCGATCAGTTGCTTCCACATGCTGATGCCCTCGTCTATACCAACAGGCATAACTTGCCTCCTGAAGTTGCCGTGCGACTTTCGAATACGGATCTATACGATCTTGTGGGCGACAAGGAAATTGATCCGGAGAATATCAACGCGAAGTATAAGCAGGGGTTAATTGGTGAAGGGGCATGA
- a CDS encoding CDP-glycerol glycerophosphotransferase family protein, protein MKPGLLFAAVHLGPYLSLAPLERELDSMQCFFLAEGPSLRSRQQEELSYWTHDGVVCAHGDLQGFMRDKDVRAILCGTSDGLSDGNLEDLVKEAATECGVPVFVVEDFPGNYSARTRTRLDGLFVERNSLEQVYESRGVEVDRIHRLGNPRYDHLRLVERDHLRETTRASLDLGDGSVILWAGQPDGENSFLTLERMLSSLKALEVKFIFKAHPRDELYSAGAYTPLLSQLRSWRDVTSWIETRGLCCAADLVLTQFSSVGVEASYLGTPALFVLFDDLGMTYLRSHKGYDIVPWASENCAFLLRSSDSIYERLEAALFDDVGRSEIRRRFDDRYGLKPPSAPAIASIINRCVSASHQ, encoded by the coding sequence ATGAAGCCTGGTTTGTTATTTGCGGCAGTCCATTTAGGGCCCTATCTTTCGCTTGCGCCGCTTGAGCGCGAGCTTGATTCGATGCAATGCTTTTTTTTAGCAGAGGGCCCCTCTCTCCGATCACGTCAACAGGAGGAGCTCTCCTATTGGACGCATGATGGTGTGGTGTGTGCGCACGGTGATCTACAAGGGTTCATGCGCGATAAGGATGTGCGGGCGATTCTGTGCGGAACGTCGGATGGGCTTTCTGACGGGAATCTTGAGGACTTAGTGAAAGAGGCTGCCACAGAGTGCGGGGTCCCGGTGTTTGTCGTAGAAGACTTTCCCGGCAACTACAGTGCTCGTACTCGCACGCGACTGGATGGGCTGTTCGTCGAACGCAACAGTTTGGAGCAGGTATATGAGTCTCGTGGTGTAGAGGTCGACAGAATTCACCGCTTGGGTAATCCCCGGTACGATCATCTGCGTTTGGTCGAACGAGATCACCTCCGCGAAACGACACGCGCGAGCCTCGATCTCGGAGATGGTTCAGTAATACTTTGGGCAGGACAGCCAGACGGTGAAAATTCCTTTCTGACCTTGGAACGGATGCTTTCGAGTCTCAAAGCCCTTGAAGTCAAATTTATATTCAAGGCCCATCCACGAGATGAGCTGTATAGTGCTGGAGCCTACACGCCGTTGCTTTCTCAATTAAGATCGTGGCGTGATGTGACTTCATGGATAGAAACGAGGGGCTTGTGTTGTGCCGCTGATCTTGTCCTTACCCAATTCTCTTCAGTGGGAGTCGAGGCAAGCTATCTGGGGACCCCAGCCCTGTTTGTATTGTTCGACGATCTCGGGATGACTTATCTACGGAGCCATAAGGGATACGACATAGTGCCATGGGCGAGTGAAAACTGTGCGTTCTTGCTTCGTTCGTCCGACTCGATTTATGAGAGGCTGGAAGCCGCGTTGTTTGATGACGTTGGGCGTTCTGAAATTCGGCGACGATTTGACGATCGCTACGGTTTGAAGCCGCCGAGTGCTCCTGCAATCGCATCGATAATAAATCGGTGTGTGTCAGCATCACATCAATAG